A single genomic interval of uncultured Pseudodesulfovibrio sp. harbors:
- a CDS encoding DUF2975 domain-containing protein — protein sequence MKTKIQRFAKFFRAIFFIALIVSPLLTGIVWLSGGEVLVLGEDNPAMAIKELTADLPIDQALIPDYPLPMSTRLMGLGVDMIPTGIRMLSWWWLFLLFGCFTAGEIFTRNTVKYIRRTGWTVLIGAGFMPIHEALMTVALTIQNPPGERMVAFSIDSANLEEIVIGGIIILVSWIMDEGRELRETEELTV from the coding sequence ATGAAAACCAAAATCCAGCGCTTTGCAAAATTCTTTCGCGCCATATTCTTCATCGCCCTCATCGTGAGCCCCCTGCTGACCGGAATCGTCTGGCTCTCCGGGGGCGAGGTGCTTGTACTCGGTGAAGACAATCCCGCGATGGCCATTAAGGAACTCACTGCCGATCTTCCCATCGACCAAGCGCTTATTCCCGATTATCCGCTGCCCATGAGCACGCGCTTGATGGGATTGGGCGTTGACATGATTCCCACGGGAATACGGATGCTGTCATGGTGGTGGCTTTTCCTTCTGTTCGGCTGCTTTACCGCAGGAGAAATCTTTACACGCAACACGGTTAAATATATTCGTCGTACGGGTTGGACTGTGCTGATCGGTGCCGGGTTCATGCCGATACACGAAGCCCTGATGACAGTCGCCCTGACCATCCAGAATCCTCCGGGAGAGAGAATGGTGGCGTTCTCAATCGACTCGGCCAATCTTGAAGAGATTGTTATCGGCGGGATCATCATACTTGTGAGCTGGATCATGGACGAAGGCCGCGAACTGCGCGAAACAGAAGAACTCACGGTTTAG
- the pgm gene encoding phosphoglucomutase (alpha-D-glucose-1,6-bisphosphate-dependent) — translation MPLHELAGKPAPAEILTNIPRLVSAYYTIQPDPAEPACRIAFGTSGHRGSSLDGSFNEAHILAVSQAVCEHRAASGIDGPLHLGMDTHALSEPALASALEVFAANNVTVRIQDGLGYTPTPVISHAILAWNKGRTTGLSDGVVITPSHNPPRDGGYKYNPPEGGPADTGITTAIQNRANEILANGLRDVKRMPFEKALKASCVEHYDYITPYIGDLKNVVNMDAIRNAGLKVGVDPMGGSGIAYWEPIAEMYGLDLTITNPRVDPTFSFMTVDKDGKIRMDCSSPSAMASLIRHKDRYDIAFGNDPDYDRHGIVTKSSGLLNPNHYLSVVVDYLFTHRPDWSAKAAVGKTVVTSSMVDRVAASLGRHLHEVPVGFKWFVDGLIDGSCGFGGEESAGASFLRFDGSVWTTDKDGIILNLLAAEITATTKRDPGELYAQLEERHGAPIYERSDAPASTEQKAAFKGLTPDMVTADSLAGEPITARLTHAPGNNAAIGGLKVTAENGWFAARPSGTEDIYKIYCESFKGADHLKDIQEEARAIVGAVFEKAGV, via the coding sequence ATGCCCCTGCACGAACTGGCCGGGAAACCCGCCCCCGCGGAAATACTCACGAACATTCCCCGACTCGTTTCCGCGTATTACACCATACAGCCGGACCCGGCGGAACCTGCCTGCCGCATCGCCTTCGGCACGTCCGGCCATCGGGGTTCTTCACTGGACGGCAGTTTCAACGAGGCCCATATTCTCGCGGTTTCACAGGCGGTCTGTGAACACCGTGCCGCCAGCGGAATCGACGGCCCGCTCCATCTGGGCATGGACACCCACGCCCTGAGCGAACCGGCCCTTGCCTCCGCCCTTGAGGTCTTTGCCGCGAACAACGTCACGGTCCGTATTCAGGACGGCCTCGGCTACACGCCCACGCCGGTCATTTCACACGCCATCCTCGCATGGAACAAGGGCCGCACCACAGGTCTCTCCGACGGCGTGGTCATCACCCCGTCCCACAATCCCCCGCGTGACGGCGGCTACAAGTACAACCCTCCTGAAGGCGGTCCCGCAGATACCGGCATCACCACCGCCATCCAGAACCGCGCCAACGAAATCCTTGCAAACGGCCTCCGGGACGTGAAACGCATGCCGTTCGAAAAAGCTCTCAAAGCCTCGTGCGTCGAGCATTACGATTACATCACGCCCTACATCGGCGACCTGAAAAACGTGGTGAATATGGACGCCATAAGGAACGCGGGACTCAAGGTCGGCGTAGACCCCATGGGCGGTTCCGGTATCGCCTACTGGGAACCCATCGCCGAAATGTACGGTCTCGACCTGACCATCACGAATCCCCGCGTGGACCCGACATTTTCCTTCATGACCGTGGACAAGGACGGAAAAATCCGCATGGACTGTTCCTCTCCTTCGGCCATGGCCTCGCTCATCCGGCACAAGGACCGCTATGACATCGCCTTTGGCAACGACCCGGACTATGACCGCCACGGCATCGTCACCAAAAGCTCGGGCCTGCTCAATCCCAACCACTACCTCTCCGTAGTGGTGGACTACTTGTTCACCCACCGCCCCGACTGGTCAGCGAAAGCCGCAGTAGGCAAGACCGTGGTCACCAGTTCCATGGTTGATCGCGTGGCAGCCTCCCTCGGCAGGCATCTGCACGAAGTCCCGGTGGGCTTCAAGTGGTTCGTGGACGGACTCATTGACGGTTCCTGCGGATTCGGCGGCGAAGAGTCAGCCGGGGCGAGTTTCCTGCGCTTCGACGGATCGGTCTGGACCACGGACAAGGACGGCATCATTCTCAACCTGCTGGCAGCCGAGATCACCGCCACCACCAAACGTGACCCCGGCGAACTCTACGCGCAGCTTGAAGAAAGGCACGGTGCCCCCATCTATGAGCGGTCGGACGCCCCTGCCTCAACCGAACAGAAAGCCGCCTTCAAGGGACTGACTCCCGACATGGTCACTGCCGACTCCCTCGCCGGAGAACCGATCACTGCCCGCCTGACACATGCTCCCGGCAACAATGCCGCCATCGGCGGACTCAAGGTGACCGCAGAAAACGGCTGGTTCGCAGCACGTCCTTCCGGAACCGAGGACATCTACAAGATCTATTGTGAATCATTCAAGGGAGCCGACCATCTGAAAGACATTCAGGAAGAAGCCCGCGCCATCGTTGGTGCGGTATTCGAAAAGGCCGGGGTGTAG
- a CDS encoding methyltransferase domain-containing protein: MNLPPTLTKERIRRCFDRARDTYVKAAMVQAGVAETCARNVPRGHYPAIIEIGAGGGVLTHRVAARCSHERYLGVDISPGMLAQIDKSDLTCPEFVAADAEHLDCAPHTFDLLVSSSTFQWYRTPERSIPDNFRLLRSGGVFSITIFIEGTFPEITAASAATGFGSLLPLRTEAFYRDVVNSLAPENVEFARSTHVTHHASVPDLLRAHQATGATATSGQKRPSKEAYRRFVEHYEAHFRDAQGVRSTAEILHVWGRM, encoded by the coding sequence ATGAATTTGCCGCCTACGTTGACTAAGGAGCGCATTCGCCGCTGCTTCGACCGCGCCCGCGACACGTACGTCAAGGCCGCCATGGTGCAGGCCGGTGTTGCCGAGACGTGTGCCCGCAATGTCCCGCGCGGTCATTATCCCGCCATCATCGAGATAGGGGCGGGCGGTGGCGTGCTGACCCATCGTGTCGCTGCCCGCTGTTCTCACGAGCGGTATCTCGGTGTGGACATTTCTCCGGGCATGCTCGCACAGATCGACAAGTCCGATCTCACCTGTCCGGAGTTTGTCGCTGCCGACGCCGAGCATCTCGATTGTGCTCCGCACACCTTTGATCTGCTTGTCAGTTCGTCCACGTTTCAGTGGTATCGCACCCCGGAGCGGTCAATACCCGACAACTTCCGTCTTCTCCGGTCGGGCGGTGTTTTTTCGATCACCATTTTCATTGAGGGCACGTTTCCTGAAATCACTGCCGCGTCTGCCGCAACCGGCTTCGGCTCACTGCTGCCTCTGCGGACGGAGGCGTTTTATCGGGATGTGGTGAATTCTCTCGCACCGGAGAACGTCGAATTTGCCCGTTCAACGCACGTCACGCACCACGCCTCGGTTCCTGACCTGCTTCGGGCACATCAGGCCACGGGCGCGACGGCCACGTCCGGTCAGAAGCGTCCGTCAAAGGAGGCCTACAGACGGTTTGTCGAGCATTACGAAGCCCACTTCAGAGACGCGCAGGGCGTCAGAAGCACTGCTGAAATTCTGCATGTGTGGGGACGGATGTAA
- a CDS encoding LysR family transcriptional regulator, with protein sequence MLYVLIMGLRQLKYFIAVAEELHFGRAAERCHIAQPPFSQQIKRLEDELGVKLLERTSRKVALTDEGTMFLAIARETISTLECGIEKMHMMAKGLIGKLRVGFLSSGLYTDFPKGVTAFRKKYPGIMLDIREMQSSDQNNALRAGELDVGLSHHCYANHYMLEAKTFMADKYFLAVHEEHPLAAKGHAGYPDIDKEPFIMFSREHYPEAYDRAIGRYYKFGVQPRIVQEAKTHQTKLSLIAAGMGIGFVPERMSAALPDCVRMLPFDFQGEVHVTPLKLVWRKGSKTPALRCFLEVLSEFCREENEGESCGK encoded by the coding sequence ATGTTGTACGTCTTGATCATGGGACTGAGACAGCTTAAATACTTCATCGCCGTGGCAGAGGAACTGCATTTCGGGCGTGCCGCCGAGCGTTGTCACATCGCTCAGCCGCCGTTTTCACAGCAAATAAAGCGGCTCGAAGATGAGCTTGGTGTCAAGCTCCTTGAGCGGACCAGTCGCAAGGTGGCCTTGACTGATGAAGGCACCATGTTTCTGGCCATTGCCCGCGAAACGATATCCACTCTTGAGTGCGGCATCGAAAAAATGCACATGATGGCCAAGGGGCTTATCGGCAAGTTGCGTGTGGGGTTCCTCAGTTCGGGGTTGTATACCGATTTTCCCAAAGGGGTGACCGCCTTTCGAAAGAAGTACCCCGGCATCATGCTTGATATCCGCGAAATGCAGTCTTCGGACCAGAACAACGCCCTGCGGGCCGGGGAGTTGGATGTCGGATTGTCCCACCATTGCTATGCCAATCATTACATGCTTGAGGCCAAGACGTTCATGGCGGACAAGTATTTCCTCGCCGTGCACGAAGAGCATCCTCTGGCGGCCAAAGGGCATGCCGGGTATCCTGATATCGACAAGGAACCGTTCATCATGTTTTCACGGGAGCATTATCCCGAGGCCTATGACCGTGCGATCGGCAGGTATTACAAGTTCGGCGTCCAGCCCCGCATTGTTCAGGAGGCAAAGACACATCAGACCAAGCTTTCGCTTATCGCCGCAGGCATGGGGATAGGTTTTGTGCCTGAGCGCATGAGCGCCGCACTTCCCGACTGCGTGCGTATGCTCCCCTTTGATTTTCAGGGGGAGGTGCATGTCACCCCGCTCAAGCTGGTTTGGCGAAAAGGCAGCAAGACACCAGCGCTTCGGTGTTTTCTTGAGGTTCTCAGCGAGTTTTGCCGCGAGGAAAACGAGGGTGAGAGCTGCGGAAAGTAA
- a CDS encoding cyclic nucleotide-binding domain-containing protein, which translates to MKQFSFDPHDAKVLARLKRMPVFDALDSAQLPKLLQLAKIRQYEDGETIINEGDTDQIVYFLISGSCSVNIDGVDVNAISKLGDVFGEMGMIDHKPRSATITAEQETLCLALDGSFLERMKGIDKLAAEALFYRIFSEMLAARIRDANREVLRLEDELKNLSIQRPME; encoded by the coding sequence GTGAAGCAGTTTTCATTTGATCCTCATGATGCCAAAGTGCTTGCGCGACTGAAAAGAATGCCTGTCTTTGATGCACTTGATAGTGCACAACTTCCAAAGTTGCTTCAGTTGGCTAAAATTCGGCAGTATGAAGACGGAGAAACCATTATCAATGAAGGCGATACAGACCAAATCGTCTACTTTCTCATCTCGGGAAGCTGCTCCGTCAATATTGATGGAGTGGACGTCAACGCTATTTCCAAGCTGGGCGACGTATTCGGCGAAATGGGCATGATCGATCACAAGCCCCGTTCCGCAACCATCACGGCTGAACAGGAAACATTATGTCTCGCACTTGACGGTTCCTTTCTTGAACGAATGAAAGGAATAGACAAACTCGCGGCCGAAGCCCTGTTTTACAGAATCTTCTCCGAAATGCTTGCGGCACGCATTCGTGATGCCAACAGAGAAGTCCTGCGACTGGAAGATGAGCTCAAGAACCTGTCAATCCAAAGACCTATGGAGTAA
- the bioF gene encoding 8-amino-7-oxononanoate synthase, which yields MSEKLYEFISKELEELRERSLFRQIPPVDNGADKFLVFEDRRLLNLASNNYLGIADHPDLKAAAVRAVEQYGTSSGASRLISGNFSLFDQLEAEISDFKGLDDALVVGSGFTANLMILSTLADRHTVVFSDRLNHASIVDGIRLSGAQHVRYRHNDMAHLASLMEKHAHASRKILVTDTVFSMDGDCAYLASIVDLCEKHDVLSVVDEAHAAGIMGGGRGLAAELGLAGRVNVHMGTFSKGFGSYGAYVAGDSEIIDYLRNKGRPFIFSTALPPAVVGASLAAVKLVRENPGMGVGLLEMAREVRGFLQSLGLDTGPSETAIIPVILGDNARTLAARDMLMEHGIYIGAVRPPTVPQGTARLRISLRADLDSEDLLNFRNAMKATMERL from the coding sequence ATGTCTGAGAAGTTGTACGAATTTATCTCGAAAGAGTTGGAAGAGCTTAGGGAACGAAGCCTTTTCCGTCAAATCCCGCCCGTGGACAACGGCGCGGATAAATTTCTCGTGTTCGAAGATCGCCGTCTGTTGAATCTCGCGTCCAACAACTATCTCGGCATTGCGGATCACCCCGACCTCAAGGCCGCTGCCGTCCGAGCCGTCGAGCAATACGGCACATCAAGCGGGGCATCCCGTCTCATCTCCGGCAATTTCAGTCTGTTCGACCAACTTGAAGCGGAAATCAGCGATTTCAAGGGATTGGACGACGCGCTTGTCGTGGGTTCCGGCTTCACAGCCAACCTGATGATTCTTTCGACGCTGGCCGACCGGCATACCGTGGTTTTTTCGGATCGCCTCAATCATGCCAGCATCGTGGACGGCATCCGGCTTTCCGGCGCACAGCACGTCCGTTATCGCCATAATGACATGGCGCATCTTGCTTCGCTTATGGAAAAACACGCCCATGCGTCGCGGAAGATTCTGGTGACCGACACGGTTTTTTCCATGGACGGCGACTGTGCGTACCTTGCGTCCATTGTCGATCTCTGCGAAAAACATGATGTCCTGTCCGTGGTGGACGAGGCCCACGCCGCCGGAATCATGGGCGGCGGCCGGGGACTTGCCGCCGAACTCGGTCTGGCGGGCCGGGTGAATGTGCATATGGGAACCTTTTCCAAAGGGTTCGGTTCATATGGCGCATACGTCGCGGGCGATTCGGAGATCATTGATTACCTGCGGAACAAGGGCCGTCCATTCATTTTTTCCACGGCGCTGCCACCTGCCGTGGTCGGGGCGAGCCTTGCCGCCGTGAAGCTGGTTCGGGAAAATCCCGGCATGGGAGTCGGATTGCTTGAAATGGCCCGTGAGGTGCGCGGTTTCCTGCAATCTCTCGGCCTTGATACCGGCCCCTCGGAAACCGCGATCATTCCGGTGATTCTCGGCGACAACGCACGGACGTTGGCGGCGCGGGACATGCTCATGGAGCACGGAATCTATATCGGGGCGGTGCGCCCGCCGACCGTGCCGCAGGGGACGGCTCGGCTGCGTATCAGTCTGCGGGCTGATCTGGATAGCGAGGACCTTTTGAATTTCAGGAACGCCATGAAGGCGACCATGGAGCGATTGTGA
- a CDS encoding cyclic nucleotide-binding domain-containing protein, with translation MKIIPFDPNDTDLVASILAIPAFRPLGGDRLADVMKMALIHDYEKREEVITQGETDQRMFFLMSGKLSVRVDDIEINTLDKPNTVFGEMGVIDTAPRSATIMTRRPSRCLSLDISFMDRLEGRAKLAVQAFFYKMFYEILSERLRETNEHIADLDMQKMVLETMDID, from the coding sequence GTGAAGATCATTCCATTTGACCCGAACGACACGGATCTGGTTGCATCCATACTGGCTATCCCGGCCTTCAGACCGCTTGGCGGGGACAGGCTCGCCGACGTCATGAAAATGGCATTGATCCATGATTACGAAAAACGTGAAGAAGTGATAACACAGGGAGAAACCGATCAGCGGATGTTCTTTCTCATGAGCGGAAAACTGTCCGTGCGCGTGGACGACATCGAAATCAACACGCTCGACAAGCCCAACACGGTCTTCGGCGAGATGGGCGTCATCGACACGGCCCCCCGCTCCGCCACGATCATGACCAGACGGCCTTCCCGCTGCCTGTCGCTTGATATTTCCTTCATGGACAGGCTGGAAGGACGCGCCAAACTCGCTGTTCAGGCCTTTTTCTACAAGATGTTTTACGAAATCCTTTCGGAACGGCTTCGTGAAACCAATGAACACATAGCTGATCTCGACATGCAGAAAATGGTGCTTGAAACCATGGACATAGACTAG
- a CDS encoding cyclic nucleotide-binding domain-containing protein: MKEVPFDPQNDDIMERLRNVPAFNALPDGHIRKAMKAASIRRYDAGEVIINQGEFDNQVFFLIFGHLDIMVQGNKVGELKRLGDIFGEMGILDGSPRSATITAARTSLVVSLNDTALGSLGDGSKLFTQAVMYRVFAEVMAVRLRDANQTIVNLQDELRELKK, from the coding sequence ATGAAAGAAGTACCGTTCGATCCTCAAAATGACGATATAATGGAGCGTCTTCGAAACGTTCCCGCATTCAACGCCCTGCCGGACGGGCACATTCGCAAGGCCATGAAAGCCGCCTCCATCCGCCGTTATGACGCAGGGGAAGTCATCATCAATCAGGGAGAATTCGACAATCAGGTCTTTTTCCTGATCTTCGGGCATCTGGATATCATGGTGCAGGGAAACAAGGTCGGGGAACTCAAACGGTTGGGCGACATTTTCGGCGAAATGGGCATACTCGACGGCAGCCCCCGCTCCGCCACCATCACAGCAGCACGCACATCGCTTGTGGTCTCTCTCAACGACACGGCTCTGGGGTCACTGGGCGACGGAAGCAAACTCTTCACGCAGGCCGTCATGTACCGTGTCTTTGCCGAAGTCATGGCCGTACGCTTGCGCGATGCCAACCAGACAATTGTCAACTTGCAGGATGAACTCAGAGAATTAAAAAAATAG
- a CDS encoding AraC family transcriptional regulator, producing the protein MSFFEKSKNGQAGISGLGIFNDMSNPTGRTKQDYETRMNRVLEHIQGHLDEPLALDELAAVACFSPYHFHRIFSGMIGESVKSYIRRLRLERAAFALMHGTALVTEIAFDAGFETHESFTRAFNSMFGVSPLGFRKAHQVSLKEKHITYWKEITMEAKVVELKESEVYFVRHVGPYMECETAWNALCGWAGPKGVFTPGTRVLALCHDDPEVTPADKIRYDACLESSVNVEPESPVGKKTIPGGRHAMAIHKGPYMQLCETYAQLCGQWLPQHGHEIAAKASIEVYVNDPKETAPEDLITEIYIPLK; encoded by the coding sequence ATGAGTTTTTTTGAGAAGAGCAAAAACGGTCAAGCCGGAATTTCAGGACTGGGCATATTCAACGACATGAGCAACCCGACAGGAAGAACCAAACAGGATTATGAAACGCGGATGAACCGGGTCCTTGAGCATATTCAGGGGCATCTGGACGAACCGCTCGCGCTGGACGAACTGGCTGCTGTGGCCTGTTTTTCGCCGTATCATTTTCACCGCATATTCAGCGGCATGATCGGCGAATCCGTGAAGTCGTACATACGGCGGCTTCGGCTGGAAAGAGCGGCGTTCGCGCTGATGCATGGCACTGCGCTCGTGACCGAGATTGCGTTCGATGCCGGCTTTGAAACGCATGAATCTTTCACGCGCGCATTCAACTCCATGTTCGGTGTTTCTCCGTTGGGTTTTCGCAAGGCACATCAGGTAAGCCTCAAAGAAAAACACATCACCTACTGGAAGGAGATCACAATGGAAGCCAAAGTCGTTGAACTCAAGGAATCCGAAGTCTATTTCGTCCGTCACGTCGGACCGTACATGGAATGCGAAACAGCATGGAACGCCCTCTGCGGCTGGGCCGGTCCCAAGGGAGTGTTCACCCCCGGCACAAGAGTCCTCGCCCTCTGCCATGACGACCCCGAAGTCACGCCCGCAGACAAAATCCGCTATGACGCCTGCCTTGAAAGCAGCGTCAACGTGGAACCGGAATCCCCTGTCGGCAAAAAGACCATCCCCGGCGGCCGACACGCCATGGCCATTCACAAAGGGCCATACATGCAACTCTGCGAAACCTACGCCCAGCTCTGCGGTCAGTGGTTGCCCCAACACGGTCACGAAATCGCTGCCAAGGCGAGCATCGAGGTCTATGTCAACGATCCCAAGGAAACCGCCCCCGAAGACCTGATTACGGAAATCTACATCCCGTTGAAGTAA
- a CDS encoding M48 family metallopeptidase translates to MNIYLAVILISLIGSWLLGLLSNFLNGRNLHPELPSEFTNTFDAETYRKSQEYARATMRFSNISDTFNTAVTLTVILCGGFNWLDQIIRSYALTPIPTGLAYIAALGIASSILSLPFEAYQTFVLEKRFNFNTTTVGTFIADRVKGLVLTAVIGGILLYGVLYFFAEAGRFAWLWCWGMVVSFTLAFTYVAPTWILPLFNKFTPLEDNDLRRAIESYARKVGFRLRGIFVIDGSKRSTKSNAFFTGFGKNRRIALFDTLIKGQNTDEIVAVLAHEVGHSKRGHIRRQMITGFIKTGVIFYLMSLFLSSPGLFEAFGMAHMSIYAGLVFFLLLYTPLSLVLSIITNAISRKHEFEADAYAATTTGNPQAMISALKKLSADNLSNLTPHRLTVWLEYGHPPVLQRIRALSTH, encoded by the coding sequence GTGAATATCTATCTCGCAGTCATCCTCATATCACTTATCGGCTCGTGGTTGCTCGGCCTGCTCTCGAACTTCCTGAACGGACGCAATTTGCATCCTGAACTGCCAAGCGAGTTCACAAACACATTCGATGCCGAAACATATCGGAAATCACAGGAGTACGCACGGGCAACCATGCGTTTTTCCAACATTTCAGACACCTTCAATACAGCCGTGACCCTCACGGTCATTCTGTGCGGAGGCTTCAACTGGCTCGACCAGATAATCCGTTCGTACGCCCTGACCCCGATCCCCACTGGACTTGCCTATATAGCCGCTCTCGGTATTGCCAGCTCCATTCTCAGCCTGCCGTTCGAGGCATACCAAACCTTTGTTCTGGAAAAACGGTTCAATTTCAACACCACGACAGTCGGCACATTCATAGCGGACCGCGTGAAAGGGCTTGTTCTCACCGCCGTTATCGGAGGCATACTGCTTTACGGAGTTCTCTATTTCTTCGCCGAGGCAGGACGATTTGCCTGGTTATGGTGCTGGGGCATGGTTGTCTCCTTTACCCTCGCATTCACCTATGTCGCCCCTACATGGATATTGCCGCTCTTCAACAAGTTTACCCCGCTGGAAGACAACGACCTGCGCCGTGCCATTGAATCATACGCCCGCAAAGTCGGGTTCAGGCTGCGCGGCATCTTCGTGATCGACGGTTCCAAACGCTCCACCAAAAGCAACGCCTTTTTCACAGGCTTCGGGAAAAATCGGCGCATCGCCCTGTTCGACACGTTGATCAAGGGACAAAACACCGATGAAATCGTGGCTGTCCTCGCCCATGAAGTCGGCCACTCGAAACGAGGCCATATCCGCCGACAAATGATTACGGGATTTATCAAGACAGGCGTGATCTTCTACCTCATGTCCCTGTTCCTGAGCAGTCCCGGCCTGTTTGAAGCATTCGGCATGGCGCACATGAGCATTTATGCGGGACTCGTTTTCTTTCTCTTGCTGTACACCCCTCTGTCGCTGGTGCTTTCGATCATCACCAATGCCATCTCCCGCAAGCATGAATTCGAAGCCGACGCCTATGCGGCAACAACAACCGGCAACCCGCAAGCCATGATATCCGCACTCAAGAAACTGTCGGCCGACAATCTGTCCAACCTGACGCCGCATCGACTCACTGTCTGGCTCGAATACGGACACCCACCGGTGCTGCAACGCATCAGAGCTCTCTCAACTCATTAA
- a CDS encoding helix-turn-helix transcriptional regulator, with translation MGIIIDLDVMLAKRKTSSKELAETVGITPQNLSILKTGKAKAVRFTTLDAICKALDCQPGDILRYESEDSTEQD, from the coding sequence ATGGGCATCATCATAGACCTCGACGTCATGCTGGCGAAACGGAAAACCAGTTCCAAGGAACTAGCCGAAACCGTCGGCATCACTCCGCAGAACCTTTCCATCCTGAAAACCGGCAAGGCCAAGGCCGTCCGCTTCACCACGCTGGATGCCATCTGCAAGGCACTGGATTGCCAGCCCGGAGATATTCTGCGCTACGAATCCGAAGACTCAACGGAGCAGGACTAA